From a region of the Deltaproteobacteria bacterium genome:
- a CDS encoding dual specificity protein phosphatase family protein produces MARAISYHAVADGLFVGEHPARAGELDDVLPRLKNEGIGAVVTVCEAPLDAEPLADCGLRALHLPVSDYDAPSPEQLDEGVAFIQKARNDGLGVLVHCFAGIGRSATVACAYLVASGMDPAAAIVEVRRKRSPMCVESAAQREALLAYGKRNGFR; encoded by the coding sequence ATGGCGCGCGCAATCAGCTACCACGCGGTGGCCGACGGCCTCTTCGTGGGCGAGCACCCCGCCCGCGCCGGCGAGCTGGACGACGTGCTCCCGCGGCTGAAGAACGAAGGCATCGGCGCGGTGGTCACCGTGTGCGAAGCGCCGCTCGACGCCGAGCCGCTCGCCGACTGCGGCCTGCGCGCGCTGCACCTGCCCGTGTCCGACTACGACGCGCCGTCGCCCGAGCAGCTCGACGAAGGCGTGGCGTTCATCCAGAAGGCTCGCAACGACGGGCTGGGCGTGCTGGTGCACTGCTTCGCCGGCATTGGCCGCTCGGCCACCGTCGCCTGCGCCTACCTCGTCGCGAGCGGGATGGATCCGGCCGCGGCGATCGTGGAAGTTCGACGCAAGCGCAGCCCGATGTGCGTGGAGTCCGCGGCGCAGCGCGAAGCGCTGCTCGCCTACGGCAAGCGCAACGGCTTCCGCTGA
- a CDS encoding tRNA-(ms[2]io[6]A)-hydroxylase, with translation MITLRQQTDPAWIRLAVERFDEVLQDHAHCEKKAAAHALSLLTSYPQLPGLPRAMAALAREEAQHLSQVVQLLEKRGIALGRDEGDPYAKALYTHVRTSHPGRMVDLLLVSALIEARSEERLRLLSENLPDPELQTFYRELALAEAGHGNLFVKLAQRASPEEADARLSELLDLEAKLIRELPIRAAVH, from the coding sequence GTGATCACCCTGCGCCAGCAGACGGATCCGGCGTGGATCCGTCTGGCCGTCGAGCGCTTCGACGAGGTCCTGCAGGATCACGCCCACTGCGAGAAGAAGGCCGCCGCCCACGCGCTCTCGCTGCTCACGTCGTATCCGCAATTGCCTGGCTTGCCGCGCGCGATGGCCGCGCTGGCGCGCGAGGAGGCGCAGCACCTCTCGCAGGTGGTCCAGCTGCTGGAGAAGCGCGGGATCGCCCTCGGCCGCGACGAGGGCGACCCGTACGCCAAGGCGCTCTACACGCACGTGCGGACCAGCCACCCCGGGCGGATGGTGGATCTGCTGCTGGTGTCGGCGCTGATCGAGGCGCGGTCGGAGGAGCGGCTGCGGCTGCTCTCGGAGAACCTGCCGGACCCGGAGCTGCAGACGTTCTATCGCGAGCTGGCCCTGGCCGAGGCCGGGCACGGTAACCTTTTTGTCAAGCTCGCCCAGCGCGCGTCGCCGGAAGAAGCCGATGCGCGGCTGTCCGAGCTGCTCGACCTCGAGGCCAAGCTGATCCGCGAGCTCCCCATCCGGGCGGCGGTGCACTGA
- a CDS encoding DUF4081 domain-containing protein: protein MLLLALLEEYGLGKPGAPPFKFLGVADGGGFKAVLFVGGDGNLLIPAGDPMATGELARHLAEQGLHLRSAVGEKLAVDAVVRAFGAMHIVIDRSQRLCSVSADDMGPFVAPQLRPAETRDVDELVPLAAAAVKESLELDPVAEEGELFRERVAARVKAGRTWVMTHENKVVFKVDMGARSRYGAELENPYLVPEMRKKGLGTLALGQVCRQQLSAIPRLTLRYDEKDPVLSRVCRKVGFVPVRSQRLVVAQP from the coding sequence ATGCTCTTGCTGGCCCTGCTCGAGGAGTACGGGCTGGGCAAGCCAGGCGCGCCGCCGTTCAAGTTCCTGGGCGTGGCCGACGGCGGGGGCTTCAAGGCCGTGCTCTTCGTGGGCGGCGACGGCAACCTGCTCATCCCCGCAGGCGATCCCATGGCGACGGGCGAGCTGGCGCGGCACCTCGCCGAGCAGGGCCTGCACCTGCGCTCGGCGGTGGGCGAGAAGCTCGCGGTGGACGCGGTGGTGCGGGCCTTCGGCGCCATGCACATCGTCATCGACCGCTCGCAGCGGCTCTGCTCCGTCTCCGCCGACGACATGGGCCCGTTCGTGGCGCCGCAGCTCCGCCCCGCGGAGACCCGCGACGTGGACGAGCTCGTTCCGCTCGCCGCCGCTGCCGTGAAGGAATCGCTCGAGCTGGATCCGGTGGCAGAGGAAGGCGAGCTCTTCCGCGAGCGCGTGGCCGCCCGGGTGAAGGCCGGCCGCACCTGGGTGATGACCCACGAGAACAAGGTCGTGTTCAAGGTCGACATGGGCGCGCGCAGCCGCTACGGCGCCGAGCTCGAGAACCCGTACCTGGTGCCGGAGATGCGCAAGAAGGGCCTGGGCACGCTGGCGCTGGGCCAGGTGTGCCGGCAGCAGCTCTCGGCCATCCCGCGGCTCACCCTGCGCTACGACGAGAAGGATCCGGTGCTCTCCCGCGTCTGCCGCAAGGTGGGCTTCGTGCCCGTGCGCAGCCAGCGCCTGGTCGTGGCCCAGCCGTGA
- the gluQ gene encoding tRNA glutamyl-Q(34) synthetase GluQRS: MDVRGRFAPSPTGELHVGNARTALLAWLQVRALGGKFVMRVEDLDPARAVKGSMERQLHALKALGIDWDEGPDVGGPFAPYVQSERLEIYRDAIAKLRAAGRIYPCYCSRAEIARIAHAPHAGDEGPRYPGTCRDLSEAERKEREASGRKPSLRFRVEPGEVEFVDLLAGRYVQNVDEVVGDFVVQRADGVFAYQLAVVVDDAAMGITHVLRGDDLLASAPRQIQLYRALGAAPPEFAHVGLVVGPTGERLSKRDGPVSVSAMLDQGADPSRIRRELCAMSGVSGEPASFRIDQVVRGPVRWHPDGATSS, encoded by the coding sequence ATGGACGTCCGGGGACGTTTCGCACCGAGCCCGACCGGCGAGCTGCACGTGGGCAACGCCCGCACCGCCCTGCTGGCGTGGCTCCAGGTGCGCGCCCTCGGCGGCAAGTTCGTGATGCGCGTGGAGGATCTGGATCCGGCCCGCGCCGTGAAGGGCTCGATGGAGCGCCAGCTCCACGCCTTGAAGGCGCTGGGCATCGACTGGGACGAGGGCCCGGATGTGGGCGGTCCGTTCGCGCCGTACGTCCAGAGCGAGCGACTCGAGATATATCGCGATGCCATCGCCAAGCTGCGCGCAGCTGGCCGCATCTACCCCTGCTACTGCTCGCGCGCGGAGATCGCCCGGATCGCGCACGCGCCCCACGCCGGCGACGAGGGTCCGCGCTATCCCGGCACCTGCCGCGACCTGAGCGAGGCGGAGCGCAAGGAGCGCGAAGCCTCAGGCCGCAAGCCGTCCCTTCGCTTTCGCGTAGAGCCGGGCGAGGTCGAGTTCGTGGATCTGCTCGCGGGCCGATATGTGCAGAACGTGGACGAGGTCGTGGGCGACTTCGTGGTCCAGCGCGCGGACGGGGTGTTTGCGTACCAGCTCGCCGTCGTCGTCGACGACGCGGCCATGGGCATCACCCACGTGCTCCGCGGCGATGACCTGCTCGCCTCCGCGCCGAGGCAAATCCAGCTCTACCGCGCCCTCGGCGCCGCGCCACCGGAGTTCGCGCACGTGGGGCTGGTCGTCGGTCCCACGGGCGAGCGCCTCAGCAAGCGCGACGGCCCGGTGAGCGTGAGCGCGATGTTGGATCAGGGCGCGGATCCGAGTCGGATCCGGCGCGAGCTCTGCGCGATGAGCGGCGTGAGCGGAGAGCCTGCCAGCTTCCGGATCGATCAGGTGGTCCGCGGCCCCGTCCGCTGGCACCCGGACGGCGCGACCTCAAGCTAA
- a CDS encoding PEGA domain-containing protein → MKTLLSALLLLAPAAALADEPAKVVVVPFAPLGGDVPNNAGAKAADVLATTLKSHDGLAVKLAGAGEADDPAAHLKKAQALSADARKDLDAGQPFAAKVKLQQVLEELAAGAAAMDDAEPLADAHAALSRALYQSGDDAAGQLELQRAEALHPNKDFAETRTSPLFAALAKDAESKVLGAEKAKLKIGSIPPGASAKIDGLDAGRTPVLVRELPPGAHLWRVDLPSGGSVGGVVEVKAGATAEVTGAALAKGPASPLVAQLAANALTQASVASMKDAAAGLDAQWLVFGGLHVEGSDLVLDSFVYAPKANGFARLPKVKFDPDLLTAGQELAKVAGDVAGRAGSATLGAAAKVPLKVSDTASAELVDTSEFRFPAAGTDEAQPKKDNGPRRVVGARKGPVTKQQ, encoded by the coding sequence ATGAAGACGCTCCTCTCCGCGCTGCTGCTCCTCGCTCCCGCCGCGGCCCTGGCCGACGAGCCGGCCAAGGTGGTGGTGGTGCCCTTCGCTCCTCTGGGCGGCGACGTGCCCAACAACGCCGGCGCCAAGGCCGCCGACGTCCTGGCCACCACGCTCAAGTCGCACGACGGCCTGGCGGTGAAGCTCGCCGGCGCCGGTGAGGCCGACGATCCCGCGGCGCACCTCAAGAAGGCCCAGGCGCTCTCCGCCGACGCGCGCAAGGATCTCGACGCCGGCCAGCCCTTCGCCGCCAAGGTCAAGCTGCAGCAGGTGCTCGAGGAGCTCGCCGCCGGCGCCGCAGCCATGGATGACGCCGAGCCGCTCGCCGACGCCCACGCCGCGCTCTCCCGCGCGCTCTACCAGTCGGGCGACGACGCCGCGGGCCAGCTCGAGCTCCAGCGCGCCGAGGCGCTGCACCCGAACAAGGACTTTGCGGAGACGCGCACCTCGCCGCTCTTCGCCGCGCTCGCCAAGGACGCTGAGTCGAAGGTGCTGGGCGCCGAGAAGGCCAAGCTGAAGATCGGCTCCATTCCGCCCGGCGCGTCCGCGAAGATCGACGGCCTCGACGCCGGCCGCACGCCGGTGCTCGTCCGCGAGCTGCCGCCCGGGGCGCACCTCTGGCGCGTGGATCTGCCCAGCGGCGGCTCGGTGGGCGGCGTGGTCGAGGTGAAGGCGGGCGCCACGGCCGAGGTCACCGGCGCCGCGCTGGCCAAGGGCCCCGCTTCGCCGCTGGTGGCCCAGCTCGCCGCGAACGCGCTCACCCAGGCGTCGGTGGCGTCGATGAAGGACGCGGCCGCGGGCCTCGACGCGCAGTGGCTCGTCTTCGGCGGCCTGCACGTGGAGGGCTCCGACCTGGTGCTGGACAGCTTCGTCTACGCGCCCAAGGCCAACGGCTTCGCGCGGCTGCCCAAGGTGAAGTTCGACCCCGACCTGCTCACCGCAGGGCAGGAGCTCGCGAAGGTCGCGGGCGACGTGGCCGGGCGCGCAGGGTCGGCCACGCTGGGCGCGGCCGCCAAGGTGCCGCTCAAGGTGAGCGACACCGCCAGCGCCGAGCTCGTGGACACCAGCGAGTTCCGCTTCCCCGCCGCCGGCACCGACGAGGCCCAGCCCAAGAAGGACAACGGGCCGCGCAGGGTGGTGGGCGCGCGCAAGGGGCCGGTGACGAAGCAGCAGTAG